One stretch of Brettanomyces nanus chromosome 4, complete sequence DNA includes these proteins:
- a CDS encoding uncharacterized protein (BUSCO:EOG093407QV~EggNog:ENOG41) — translation MKIKNDLDSTKINCLSWSDTCEIKGDEFDADQFMSLPNEFHSQTTCELVAGSEESLTLWRFYYKIDGDKNQKHIASKVLWHKDQPSSVYMVKFSPSASCIVSTGYCDRLVKLWYRLSYGIETADFELYYIPHPNVVTSLKWKSYPMESISSCGSRIPSRTGSRGPSDLDVVKTSNGIIKLDLSRLGFPSDGRSVTSMTSDKRQHNVLYTVSADSVLHVYSTYKLDSVFEVYFNGSIDLFDGEPDAKERGIKKFVSFIDNSVAEIGISKVLQTLENEYGPATESTSVSISGSLSKYGENSIYGSRSESIPRTERSNKSQALEDLLQEKVEICMVFDNDSHCKLYCLGNLNKPVPTKMTIYPMDQKFDTSGKAKSCNIVFGEHCMPCDCRAIAIHHILLSRHMEDTELTMVIQDLFKSTIRVVGFSFKDIFDFSVKYTSTADEHSFFGNGSITARNSLVEGYLPKKDVTIGILQDKLTGHNKSVRRLIGSTDGTAVLSTTRFNRSLLWFIMPLGHHRTTLNKKSSIITPTPILDAAIWRKGDYVVAAVEGSLICYDCRLKSQFHKTITKLAPEMCSLPADTGEKAMCFFLLPEASKDICHLVAVFKDKSCKAWEMRLLEDGNKAEIRDFKIGALSECQDDKLHMVSSVDPVGWNTSIEFVGRDVLITITTEGFVRVYYASLSGDGIVWHLKNSFLTGVKECSFLSGSSVNKVALASMGTDKLTIWDTRLGRLEYEEDFGETHIRDIDWTATAYHQAILSVGFSSYALLYTQIRYDYTNKNPAFVKIKRVSIAEQTTHDIGDSIWMTDGLLVMGAGNQFYISDKSLDANTDDTTNRAIGTLEIVSDDIFHLCSALNGPLPLYHPQFIIQTLLIGRFAFVEAILVRLCNALRDLDLGGTKSIDASLDLDYRELFASKDESSKLNSKNAGVYDNLFDTIDDGSKNERFSAEIADILIEKLQRFKLPYLTGHQQITLSYTISIVKDILLKYRKILDNNALRYYIGVRLFHINVSKTASPTTRATKTITMRDVTFAMHSDNKDLLYNIINEQSDLKLDWLNAKRYGLPYWLNLQRLTEAMEKIARNEFFGYEEAHDGKKDPSKCSIFYMALKKKHIVLGLWKTASGHPEQGKMIRFLNHDFEEMRWKKAAVKNAYVLMAKHRYMDAAYFFLLADAVNDCVDVIIQKLGDVPLAIAISRTYDQSDHGESLKRILVRHVLPKAIEENDRWHLSWCFWAFHDRLTAIQSLIKPIEILIEDIKRIVPEFQTFKGSDIHKINSANNEDPVLLVMYQNLRNRNVKYLEGAQKLGPEAEFDFVIKAATMYQSMGCDWLALLITKNWEFVSSQGQLSVVAPETRKSKSTSQDLSPTRDHAKASSRLNGYMKSELEKPSTTTTASFKQRVQPSQSAFEEPDMSAFDFGF, via the coding sequence atgaaaataaagaatGACTTGGATTCAACCAAAATAAATTGCCTCAGCTGGTCGGACACTTGTGAAATTAAGGGTGACGAATTTGATGCAGATCAGTTTATGAGCCTACCGAACGAGTTCCATTCTCAGACTACATGTGAACTCGTGGCAGGTTCCGAGGAGTCCCTTACTCTTTGGAGGTTTTATTACAAGATTGATGGGGACAAGAACCAAAAGCACATAGCCAGTAAAGTGTTGTGGCATAAGGATCAACCGAGTTCCGTTTATATGGTTAAATTCTCTCCAAGTGCCAGTTGTATAGTGAGCACAGGATACTGCGATCGGTTGGTAAAACTATGGTACCGACTGTCTTACGGAATTGAAACTGCGGACTTTGAGCTCTACTACATCCCTCATCCAAATGTTGTGACCAGCCTCAAATGGAAGTCATATCCAATGGAAagcatttcttcttgcGGATCCCGAATACCTTCACGAACGGGGTCTCGGGGACCTTCTGATTTGGATGTAGTGAAAACCTCCAATGGAATTATTAAACTTGATTTGAGTAGGTTGGGGTTTCCTTCTGATGGCCGAAGTGTGACATCTATGACTTCCGATAAGCGACAGCATAACGTGCTCTATACGGTATCTGCAGATTCGGTTCTGCATGTGTATAGCACCTACAAATTGGATAGCGTATTTGAAGTCTATTTCAATGGTAGtattgatctttttgaCGGAGAACCTGATGCAAAAGAGAGGGGAATCAAAAAATTTGTGTCCTTTATAGACAACAGTGTGGCTGAGATCGGTATCAGCAAAGTCTTACAAACCTTGGAGAATGAATACGGTCCCGCTACGGAATCCACTTCGGTATCGATATCAGGTTCACTTTCAAAGTATGGCGAGAATTCTATATATGGAAGTCGATCTGAATCAATTCCAAGAACAGAGAGGTCTAACAAGTCTCAAGCCTTAGAAGACCTGTTGCAGGAAAAGGTTGAGATTTGTATGGTCTTTGACAATGATAGCCACTGTAAACTTTACTGTCTGGGTAACTTGAATAAGCCGGTGCCCACTAAGATGACGATATATCCAATGGATCAGAAGTTTGATACTTCTGGAAAGGCTAAGTCCTGCAATATTGTCTTCGGGGAGCACTGCATGCCTTGCGATTGTCGGGCTATTGCAATCCATCATATTCTACTTTCCAGACACATGGAAGATACCGAGCTTACTATGGTGATTCAGGACTTATTTAAGAGTACCATTCGGGTGGTTGGGTTCTCATTCAAAGACATTTTTGACTTTTCTGTCAAGTACACATCTACAGCGGACGAGCATTCCTTTTTTGGTAATGGCAGTATAACTGCAAGAAACTCTTTGGTCGAAGGCTACcttccaaagaaagatgtcaCCATTGGTATTTTGCAAGACAAACTTACCGGTCATAATAAATCTGTTCGGCGTTTGATAGGCTCGACCGATGGTACTGCTGTTCTTTCCACTACTAGGTTCAACAGGAGTTTACTATGGTTCATAATGCCATTGGGTCATCACAGGACTACTCTTAATAAGAAGTCGTCTATCATTACCCCTACGCCGATATTGGATGCTGCCATATGGAGAAAGGGTGACTACGTAGTAGCTGCTGTTGAAGGTAGTTTGATATGTTATGATTGCAGATTGAAGTCCCAATTCCACAAGACCATCACTAAACTTGCTCCGGAGATGTGCTCTTTACCAGCTGATACCGGTGAGAAAGCCAtgtgcttctttttattaCCTGAGGCATCAAAGGATATATGCCATTTGGTTGCTGTTTTCAAAGACAAAAGCTGCAAAGCTTGGGAGATGCgacttcttgaagatggtaATAAGGCGGAGATCAGAGATTTCAAAATTGGTGCTTTATCAGAATGTCAAGACGATAAGTTGCATATGGTTTCGTCAGTGGATCCAGTTGGCTGGAATACTTCGATTGAATTTGTGGGAAGAGATGTTCTTATTACGATTACTACAGAAGGGTTTGTCAGAGTCTATTATGCTTCTCTTTCCGGGGATGGTATAGTTTGGCACCTAAAAAATTCATTTCTGACTGGAGTTAAAGAGTGCTCATTCTTATCAGGCTCTTCTGTGAATAAAGTAGCCTTGGCCAGCATGGGGACTGATAAGTTGACTATTTGGGACACGAGATTGGGAAGATTGGAATACGAGGAAGACTTCGGCGAGACGCATATTAGAGATATTGACTGGACAGCAACAGCCTATCATCAGGCGATACTTTCTGTTGGCTTTTCATCGTATGCTTTATTATACACTCAAATACGTTATGATTATACAAACAAAAACCCAGCGTTTGTTAAGATCAAGAGGGTCAGCATTGCTGAGCAAACCACTCATGATATTGGTGATTCCATATGGATGACAGATGGATTATTAGTAATGGGAGCGGGAAACCAATTTTATATTAGTGACAAGTCTTTGGATGCCAACACTGATGATACCACCAATCGAGCCATTGGTACTCTTGAGATTGTTTCTGACGATATATTTCATTTGTGCTCCGCATTGAATGGTCCATTACCACTTTATCACCCTCAGTTTATTATTCAAACATTACTCATTGGAAGGTTTGCTTTTGTAGAAGCAATTCTTGTGAGATTATGCAATGCATTAAGAGATCTTGATCTAGGCGGCACGAAATCTATTGATGCCTCATTGGATTTGGATTATAGAGAGCTATTCGCTTCTAAGGACGAAAGCAGCAAACTGAATTCGAAAAATGCAGGCGTGTACGATAACTTGTTTGATaccattgatgatggtagTAAAAACGAAAGGTTTTCTGCTGAAATTGCAGACATACTTATTGAGAAATTGCAAAGATTCAAACTTCCCTATTTGACCGGACACCAGCAGATCACTCTATCGTATACCATTAGCATTGTCAAGGACATTTTACTAAAATACAGAAAGATTTTGGATAACAATGCCCTGCGATATTATATTGGAGTGAGATTGTTCCATATTAACGTTTCGAAAACTGCAAGCCCTACCACTAGGGCTACTAAAACTATTACCATGAGAGATGTGACGTTTGCCATGCATTCCGATAATAAAGATTTACTATACAATATCATCAACGAGCAATCGGACTTGAAGCTTGACTGGCTGAACGCCAAAAGGTACGGGCTACCCTATTGGCTCAATCTTCAGAGGCTCACTGAGGCAATGGAGAAGATTGCAAGGAATGAGTTTTTTGGATATGAGGAAGCTCATGACGGTAAGAAAGACCCATCAAAGTGCTCTATATTTTATATGgcgttgaagaaaaagcataTCGTTTTGGGTCTCTGGAAGACTGCTTCTGGTCATCCAGAGCAGGGCAAGATGATCAGATTCCTTAACCatgactttgaagaaatgagaTGGAAAAAGGCGGCTGTTAAAAATGCGTACGTGTTAATGGCCAAGCATAGATATATGGATGCTGCTTACTTCTTTTTACTTGCAGATGCAGTCAATGATTGTGTTGACGTGATTATTCAGAAACTGGGCGATGTTCCATTGGCAATTGCCATCTCTCGAACGTATGACCAGTCGGATCATGGTGAATCCTTGAAGCGGATTTTGGTCAGACATGTGCTTCCTAAGGCTATAGAAGAGAATGATAGGTGGCACTTAAGTTGGTGTTTTTGGGCCTTCCATGATAGGCTTACAGCAATTCAATCTTTAATTAAGCCAATTGAAATATTGATTGAAGACATCAAGCGGATTGTTCCAGAGTTTCAAACGTTTAAGGGCTCTGATATTCATAAAATCAACTCCGCTAACAACGAGGACCCAGTTTTACTTGTCATGTACCAGAACTTGCGTAACCGAAATGTGAAATATCTTGAAGGAGCACAGAAACTAGGTCCTGAAGCGGAATTTGATTTTGTCATCAAAGCGGCCACCATGTATCAAAGCATGGGATGTGATTGGCTTGCTCTTTTGATAACAAAAAATTGGGAGTTTGTTTCGTCACAAGGGCAACTGTCAGTTGTCGCCCCGGAAACAAGAAAGAGTAAGTCTACATCTCAAGATCTCAGCCCTACTAGGGACCACGCCAAGGCTTCCAGTCGATTGAACGGTTATATGAAATCAGAGTTGGAAAAACCGTCGACCACTACTACCGCCAGTTTCAAACAAAGAGTTCAACCATCGCAATCGGCATTCGAGGAGCCAGACATGTCAGCATTCGATTTTGGCTTTTAA
- a CDS encoding uncharacterized protein (BUSCO:EOG09340DNI) yields the protein MENANDNDKKDINGPQNADPDEFFHLSIEDQEVDMSERSQDSGTEKVTGIPTDTEMEPFSLETLGVKFVEQNSLERTVAEQADKAIAEKSVELEKKRLERALKKLYQLQGKVRSLRSRLDTSYARISEKDRVRHHIDDLEKGDLIQAVTDVKEIRERLHQAEVSIRSQSSTLRGNVEKDESPGKDVTSTDRVKRLPDETQQEYLIRTGKVTAFGSANGFIEEIDDDNEADKVPLPSHQNLHVPGLDDVSKEVKEENNESQRTGLLEKSVLDNSEGDSHDDADYEEPFGIGESGDEYEEDNSTVDDDDIDVSKPHKEGEDEDFKNIDDGEEEVFQRRLTQWTAKRSSLRTLKRPDYVDDLDKPEWEKPHPVSNDAILNDEFHVPGDIYPALFDYQKTGVQWLWELYSQRTGGIVGDEMGLGKTVQVIAFLAGLHYSRKLTKPVLVVCPATVLSQWCNEFHRWWPAFRTMILHSIGSGMSTKKRTHGDLGSEEERWDENLEDEGYGGHERSSHSIMNEHNAKELIRKVIKDGHVIITTYVGVRIYAKYLLPVHWEYVVLDEGHKIRNPDSYITLTCKQLKTHNRVILSGTPIQNNLVELWSLFDFIFPGRLGTLPVFQKQFCIPINLGGYANATNVQVQAGYKCAVILKDLISPYLLRRVKADVAQDLPKKSEMVLFCELTRRQRTMYENFLHSEDLQRILKGKRNALYGIDVLRKICNHPDLVISMDSKKAATKEKPQYKTSAELSELSGKLHVVSMLLRLWNKEDRKALLFTQTRQMLNIFQDFMEKLNQETGNTYGYLRMDGTTPISERQKLVDSFNNNPKYKVFLLTTRVGGLGINLTGASRVIIYDPDWNPSTDIQARERAWRLGQKKDVTIYRLMVAGSIEEKIYHRQIFKQFLTNKILKDPKQKRFFKMTDMYDLFTLGDQDTKGTETADLFGARETNYQGSKERKSRYLSGVRRKGHKSTSSEKDVDSDDFLAVSQMKGVASIQEYDTGEGSKPKGGNGNDDDIGLVSQIFKRSGVHSALEHDSILGRPEGSSFVGAIESEANRIARDAVEALRDSRKVARRSSVGVPTWTGRFGSAGRKINMRPTGGQRFKRKILPGHSDSSRGRNASTGVAITHGSSSLSSYSILQSMENKSKDVGTLRPIDGRISRRSPSSTGAVDDSKKTKDLITRLSGYLAGVKDYFSTSSEILDHLNIDVSDEKEVKILRSMLRSICKWDKVKRGWVLNEEFR from the coding sequence ATGGAGAATGCCAACGATAACGATAAAAAGGACATTAATGGACCTCAGAATGCTGATCCAGATGAGTTTTTCCATCTGTCCATCGAGGATCAAGAGGTAGATATGTCCGAGAGATCACAGGATTCAGGGACAGAAAAGGTAACAGGTATTCCAACAGATACTGAGATGGAGCCTTTCTCACTTGAAACTTTAGGGGTGAAGTTTGTGGAGCAgaattctttggaaagaactGTTGCTGAGCAAGCGGATAAGGCGATAGCGGAGAAGAGCGTGGAacttgagaagaaaagactAGAAAGAGCTCTCAAGAAGTTGTATCAGCTACAGGGTAAAGTGAGATCATTAAGATCAAGGTTGGATACTAGCTATGCTCGTATCTCTGAAAAAGATAGAGTTAGACATCATATcgatgatttggagaaagGAGATTTGATACAGGCTGTCACCGATGTGAAGGAGATTAGAGAGAGGCTTCATCAGGCGGAGGTTTCAATTCGTTCCCAATCTTCAACTCTACGGGGAAATGTTGAGAAGGATGAGAGTCCAGGAAAAGATGTGACTTCCACTGATCGTGTAAAGCGACTTCCTGACGAAACACAGCAAGAATATCTTATAAGAACAGGTAAAGTGACTGCTTTTGGTAGTGCAAATGGCTTTATCGAAGAGATCGATGACGATAATGAAGCTGATAAGGTGCCTTTACCTTCGCATCAGAATTTGCATGTTCCAGGGTTGGATGATGTTTCAAAAGAagtgaaggaggagaataaTGAATCACAACGTACTGGCCTTCTTGAGAAGAGTGTTCTCGATAATAGTGAGGGTGATTCTCACGATGATGCTGATTACGAGGAACCTTTTGGTATTGGAGAGAGTGGTGACGAGTATGAAGAGGACAATTCTactgttgatgatgatgatatagaTGTTTCCAAGCCTCATAAAGAGGGTGAGGATGAGGACTTCAAAAacattgatgatggtgaagaagaagtatttCAACGTCGATTGACACAATGGACTGCGAAGAGGTCATCATTGCGTACTTTGAAACGCCCCGATTACGTTGATGACCTTGATAAGCCTGAGTGGGAGAAGCCTCATCCCGTTTCCAATGATGCCATTCTTAATGATGAGTTTCATGTTCCCGGTGATATTTATCCGGCGCTTTTCGATTACCAAAAGACAGGTGTTCAATGGCTTTGGGAGCTATATTCACAAAGAACTGGCGGTATCGTAGGTGATGAGATGGGTTTAGGAAAGACAGTCCAGGTCATTGCCTTTCTTGCTGGTTTACATTATTCTCGAAAATTAACGAAGCCTGTCTTAGTCGTCTGTCCCGCAACTGTACTAAGTCAGTGGTGTAATGAATTTCATAGATGGTGGCCTGCTTTCAGAACAATGATTTTGCATTCGATAGGCAGTGGCATGTCCACAAAGAAGCGGACGCATGGTGATTTAGGGAGCGAAGAGGAGCGTTGGGACGAAAAtctagaagatgaagggTATGGTGGTCATGAACGCAGTTCGCATAGTATTATGAATGAGCATAATGCTAAGGAGCTGATTCGAAAAGTTATAAAGGATGGTCATGTTATCATCACCACTTACGTTGGTGTTCGGATTTATGCTaaatatcttcttccagtaCATTGGGAGTATGTGGTTCTTGATGAGGGCCATAAGATTCGTAACCCCGATAGTTACATTACACTCACCTGCAAGCAGCTCAAAACACATAATAGAGTCATTCTCAGCGGTACTCCCATTCAAAACAACTTAGTGGAGTTATGGAGTTTGTTTGATTTCATATTCCCTGGAAGGCTCGGTACTTTGCCAGTATTTCAGAAGCAGTTCTGCATTCCAATTAATCTCGGTGGCTATGCCAACGCAACCAATGTCCAAGTACAAGCCGGTTACAAATGTGCCGTCATTTTGAAGGATCTTATTTCACCATACCTTCTCCGTCGAGTTAAGGCCGATGTAGCACAGGATTTACCAAAAAAATCTGAGATGGTTCTATTTTGTGAATTGACACGTCGTCAGAGAACCATGTATGAAAATTTCCTTCATTCTGAAGATTTGCAACGGATATTGAAAGGTAAACGGAATGCATTATATGGCATTGATGttttgagaaagatctGCAACCATCCGGATTTGGTAATTTCGATGGATAGTAAGAAGGCTGCCACAAAAGAAAAACCTCAATATAAAACATCTGCGGAGTTGTCTGAATTGTCAGGTAAGTTGCATGTTGTCAGCATGTTGTTACGGTTGTGGAACAAGGAAGATCGCAAAGCTCTACTATTCACACAGACACGCCAAATGTTGAATATATTTCAAGACTTtatggagaaattgaacCAGGAAACTGGTAACACGTATGGCTATTTAAGGATGGATGGCACCACACCTATTTCCGAAAGACAGAAGCTAGTGGACTCGTTTAATAATAACCCGAAGTATAAGGTCTTTCTTTTAACGACACGTGTTGGTGGATTGGGGATCAATTTAACTGGTGCTAGTCGTGTGATCATTTACGATCCCGATTGGAACCCGTCCACTGACATTCAGGCTCGTGAAAGAGCTTGGAGATTGGgtcaaaagaaagatgttACTATTTATCGATTAATGGTTGCTGGATCCATTGAGGAGAAAATTTACCATCGGCAAATCTTCAAACAGTTTTTGACAAATAAGATTCTTAAAGACCCGAAGCAGAAGCGATTTTTTAAGATGACTGACATGTATGATCTATTTACCTTGGGTGATCAGGACACTAAAGGTACCGAAACTGCAGATCTTTTTGGCGCCAGAGAAACAAATTATCAGGGGAGTAAAGAACGGAAGTCCAGATACCTAAGCGGTGTCAGAAGAAAAGGCCACAAGTCAACTAGTTCGGAGAAGGATGTTGACTCAGATGATTTTCTGGCGGTCTCTCAAATGAAGGGAGTTGCCAGTATCCAAGAGTATGATACAGGAGAGGGTAGTAAGCCAAAGGGAGGAAATGGTAATGACGATGATATAGGGCTTGTATCTCAGATCTTCAAACGTTCAGGTGTGCATTCTGCCCTTGAGCATGACTCGATATTGGGTCGCCCAGAGGGGTCTAGCTTTGTGGGAGCGATTGAAAGTGAAGCAAATCGAATAGCCAGAGATGCTGTTGAAGCATTGCGAGATTCGCGTAAAGTGGCTAGGCGTTCAAGTGTTGGAGTTCCGACATGGACTGGTCGTTTCGGTTCGGCTGGAAGGAAGATAAATATGAGACCCACTGGTGGGCAGCGTTTTAAGCGCAAAATACTGCCAGGTCATTCTGATTCATCTAGAGGCAGAAACGCTAGTACAGGTGTTGCTATCACTCATGGTAGCTCAAGTTTATCGTCCTATtcgattcttcaaagcatGGAAAATAAATCAAAAGATGTCGGCACTTTACGCCCTATTGACGGTCGAATCAGTCGTCGCAGTCCCAGTAGCACAGGTGCCGTTGATGATTCGAAAAAAACAAAGGACTTGATTACTAGGCTTAGTGGTTACTTGGCAGGTGTTAAAGATTATTTTAGTACGTCTAGTGAGATTCTTGATCATTTAAATATTGATGTCTCCGACGAAAAGGAGGTGAAAATTCTCCGGTCAATGTTGAGGTCCATATGTAAATGGGACAAGGTAAAGAGGGGCTGGGTGCTTAACGAAGAGTTCAGATAG